A single window of Motacilla alba alba isolate MOTALB_02 chromosome 12, Motacilla_alba_V1.0_pri, whole genome shotgun sequence DNA harbors:
- the ABHD14A gene encoding protein ABHD14A — MLLARSRLGLLLLGALLTVLLYLLLPAARRSRPDEGKRAWRAANGTVRTGMAAGEPPVFYREVPAAAVGPGRPDVLFLHGQAFTSKTWEALGTLALLAGEGYRAVAIDLPGYGDSPPVEMALTAQGRRAFLDRVLQELGMQRPVLISPSMSGRFALPFLLAHGDRLAGFVPIAPVGTKDYTAEQYQGVQTPTLILYGDRDTGLAPQALQNLQHLPKHRVAVLSGAGHACYLDKPEDFHRALLGFLRQLK, encoded by the exons ATGCTGCTTGCCCGCAGCcgcctggggctgctgctcctcgggGCGCTCCTCACTGTCCTGCTGTACCTCTTGCTCCCGGCCGCCCGGCGCTCACGGCCTGACGAGGGGAAGCGGGCTTGGCGGGCGGCCAACGGCACCGTGCGGACGGGGATGGCTGCGGGAGAGCCCCCCGTGTTCTACAGGGAGGTGCCCGCAGCAGCTGTGGGCCCCGGGAG GCCTGATGTCCTGTTCCTGCACGGCCAGGCGTTCACCTCCAAGACGTGGGAGGCCTTGGGCACGCTGGCACTGCTCGCTGGAGAAGGCTACCGTGCGGTTGCCATAGATCTGCCCG gctACGGGGATTCGCCCCCAGTGGAGATGGCGCTGACAGCACAGGGCCGGAGGGCTTTCCTGGACCGTgtcctccaggagctgggcatGCAGAGGCCTGTCCTCATCAGCCCCTCCATGAGCGGCCGCTTtgccctgcccttcctcctggCACACGGGGACCGACTGGCTGGCTTTGTGCCCATCGCACCCGTGGGCACCAAGGACTACACTGCTGAGCAGTACCAGGGAGTCCAG ACGCCCACCCTGATCCTGTATGGTGACCGTGACACTGGCCTGGctccccaggccctgcagaACCTCCAACACCTCCCTAAGCACCGTGTGGCCGTGCTGTCTGGTGCTGGCCATGCCTGCTACCTGGACAAGCCCGAGGACTTCCACCGGGCCCTGCTGGGCTTCCTGCGCCAGCTGAAGTGA
- the LOC119706116 gene encoding aminoacylase-1-like gives MAPGKPGKSAGASENPSVTLFREYLRIDTVHPKPDYDAAVQFLERVGTDLGLACQKVEVCQGRVVLILTWQGTKPHLRSILLNSHTDVVPVFEEHWTYPPFEAVKDSQGNIYARGAQDMKCVSIQYLEAIRRLKTEGKSFARTIHLTFVPDEEVGGHKGMELFVQRPEFKALNVGFAMDEGLASPSDTFSVFYGERSPWWIKVKCTGSPGHGSRFISNTAAEKMHKVINSFLAFRESEKQRLKSDSSLTLGDVTSLNMTMLEGGVSFNVVPSEMAASFDIRIPPTVDLKAFEKQVATWCRDAGEGVTCEFHQKCMDQHITSTEESDPWWKAFSGVCRDMKLQLKLEIFPAATDSRYIRAAGHPAIGFSPMNRTPVLLHDHNEFLNEQVFLRGIEIYARLLTALASVPPLPAEG, from the exons ATGGCACCTGGGAAGCCTGGGAAGAGCGCGGGGGCCTCAGAGAACCCCTCTGTTACGCTTTTCCGGGAGTACCTGCGGATTGACACTGTCCACCCTAAACCGGACTATG ATGCGGCTGTCCAGTTTCTGGAACGTGTCGGCACCGACCTGGGCTTGGCCTGCCAAAAAGTGGAG GTGTGCCAGGGCCGTGTGGTGCTGATCCTGACCTGGCAGGGCACGAAACCCCACCTGCGCTCCATCCTCCTCAACTCCCACACTGACGTTGTGCCTGTCTTCGAG gagcactggaCCTACCCACCCTTCGAGGCAGTTAAAGACTCGCAAGGCAACATCTACGCCCGGGGTGCCCAGGATATGAAGTGCGTCTCCATCCA GTACCTTGAGGCCATCCGGAGGCTGAAGACAGAAGGGAAGTCTTTTGCCCGCACCATCCACCTCACCTTTGTGCCTG ATGAGGAGGTGGGTGGACACAAGGGCATGGAGTTGTTCGTGCAGCGCCCTGAGTTTAAAGCACTCAACGTGGGCTTTGCCATGGATGAGG GCCTGGCCAGCCCATCTGACACCTTCAGTGTCTTCTATGGTGAGAGGAGCCCGTGGT ggataaAGGTGAAGTGCACGGGTAGCCCCGGGCATGGGTCCCGCTTCATCAGCAACACGGCGGCTGAGAAGATG cacaaagTCATCAACTCCTTCCTGGCCTTCAGGGAGAGCGAGAAGCAGAG GCTGAAGTCCGACTCAAGCCTGACCCTAGGCGATGTCACCTCTCTCAACATGACCATGCTGGAGGGGGGTGTCTCCTTCAACGTGGTGCCCTCCGAGATGGCTGCCAGCTTTGACATCCGCATCCCACCCACCGTGGACCTGAAG GCCTTCGAGAAACAGGTGGCCACGTGGTGCCGTGATGCTGGGGAAGGTGTCACCTGTGAGTTCCACCAG AAATGCATGGACCAACACATCACCTCCACTGAGGAGTCGGACCCATGGTGGAAGGCCTTCAGTGGGGTCTGTAGGGACAT GAAGCTGCAGCTCAAGCTCGAGATCTTCCCAGCTGCCACCGACAGCCGCTACATCCGAGCG GCAGGACACCCTGCTATTGGCTTTTCACCCATGAACCGCACGCCGGTGCTGCTCCATGACCACAACGAGTTCCTGAACGAGCAAGTCTTCCTGCGGGGCATCGAGATCTATGCCCGCCTCCTGACTGCCCTGGCCTCAGTGCCCCCACTGCCCGCCGAGGGCTGA
- the ABHD14B gene encoding protein ABHD14B isoform X1 encodes MTRCRRSLARPAGLWPRGAAPPVPWCGGQEASGGRPRVRSSSHHGASTGQKARHPSRSHLSPRFPAPRPAGMATPRITESTVTVQGQTLFYRQADPAQAAPKLTVLLLHGIRFSSETWLQVGTLATLAENGYRAVAIDLPGLGRSKDAVAPAPVGQPAPAAFLKAVSEALDLGPAVVISPSLSGMYSLPFLLEHSQLFKAYVPVAPICTEKFTEKQYAQIKTPTLIVYGDQDAELGQTSLNNLQHLPEHQVLMLQGAGHACYLDKPNEWHRGLLAFLQQLK; translated from the exons ATGACGCGGTGCCGCCGTTCTCTCGCCCGCCCCGCCGGTCTTTGGCCCCGGGGCGCGGCACCTCCAGTCCCGTGGTGCGGCGGGCAGGAGGCGAGCGGCGGCCGGCCCCGTGTGCGGAGCAGCAG CCACCACGGGGCCTCGACAGGGCAGAAGGCCCGTCATCCCTCCCGTTCCCACCTCTCGCCCCGCTTCCCAGCGCCCCGGCCGGCAGGCATGGCCACCCCGCGGATCACCGAGAGCACCGTCACGGTGCAAGGACAGACCCTCTTCTATCGCCAAGCTGACCCTGCCCAGGCAGCGCCGAAGCTGacggtgctgctgctgcacggCATCCGCTTCTCCTCCGAaacctggctgcaggtggggaCACTCGCCACGCTGGCCGAGAACGGCTACCGAGCCGTGGCCATCGACCTGCCGG GGCTGGGGCGCTCGAAGGATGCCGTGGCCCCAGCACCCGTGGGCCAGCCGGCACCGGCGGCGTTCCTGAAGGCAGTTTCAGAGGCTCTGGACCTGGGTCCAGCTGTGGTGATCAGCCCATCGCTCAGTGGCATGTACTCGCTGCCCTTCCTCTTAGAGCACAGCCAGCTGTTCAAGGCCTATGTACCTGTGGCACCCATCTGCACTGAGAAATTCACGGAGAAGCAGTATGCCCAGATCAAA ACCCCCACACTGATCGTATACGGGGACCAGGATGCGGAGCTGGGGCAGACCAGTCTGAACaacctgcagcacctccctgagcaCCAGGTGCTGATGCTGCAGGGTGCAGGACACGCCTGCTACCTGGACAAGCCCAATGAGTGGCACCGTGGACTCCTggccttcctgcagcagctgaagtga
- the ABHD14B gene encoding protein ABHD14B isoform X2 codes for MATPRITESTVTVQGQTLFYRQADPAQAAPKLTVLLLHGIRFSSETWLQVGTLATLAENGYRAVAIDLPGLGRSKDAVAPAPVGQPAPAAFLKAVSEALDLGPAVVISPSLSGMYSLPFLLEHSQLFKAYVPVAPICTEKFTEKQYAQIKTPTLIVYGDQDAELGQTSLNNLQHLPEHQVLMLQGAGHACYLDKPNEWHRGLLAFLQQLK; via the exons ATGGCCACCCCGCGGATCACCGAGAGCACCGTCACGGTGCAAGGACAGACCCTCTTCTATCGCCAAGCTGACCCTGCCCAGGCAGCGCCGAAGCTGacggtgctgctgctgcacggCATCCGCTTCTCCTCCGAaacctggctgcaggtggggaCACTCGCCACGCTGGCCGAGAACGGCTACCGAGCCGTGGCCATCGACCTGCCGG GGCTGGGGCGCTCGAAGGATGCCGTGGCCCCAGCACCCGTGGGCCAGCCGGCACCGGCGGCGTTCCTGAAGGCAGTTTCAGAGGCTCTGGACCTGGGTCCAGCTGTGGTGATCAGCCCATCGCTCAGTGGCATGTACTCGCTGCCCTTCCTCTTAGAGCACAGCCAGCTGTTCAAGGCCTATGTACCTGTGGCACCCATCTGCACTGAGAAATTCACGGAGAAGCAGTATGCCCAGATCAAA ACCCCCACACTGATCGTATACGGGGACCAGGATGCGGAGCTGGGGCAGACCAGTCTGAACaacctgcagcacctccctgagcaCCAGGTGCTGATGCTGCAGGGTGCAGGACACGCCTGCTACCTGGACAAGCCCAATGAGTGGCACCGTGGACTCCTggccttcctgcagcagctgaagtga
- the SEMA3G gene encoding semaphorin-3G has protein sequence MRAAVAVSLSLCWLWAAGHSLPRLRLSYRELLGTNRSVLFFGHRGFLGFRSLYLDEYRDRLFLGGKDVLYSLLLDGASADAKEIYWPPRPGQTEECFQKGKDPGTDCANYVRVLHPYNRTHLLACGTGAFHPMCTFIYVGHRGEHTFSLDAASVETGRGRCPHEPSRAFASTVIGGELYAGLTADFLGRDAGVFRSMGTRSALRTEVDQRLLHDPKFVAAHLIPDNDDRDNDKAYFFFTEKVVEADSKEHAIVSRVGRVCVNDAGGQRVLVNKWSTFNKARLVCSVPGPGGIDTYFDELEDVFLLRTKDGKNPEIYALFSTVSHVFRGSAVCVYRMADIREVFNGPFAHRESPQHQWAAYEGRVPYPRPGVCPSKTTNQPRRQYGTTKDFPDEVLHFARAHPLMYKPVHPRHRRPLLVKTDLPHRLRQLVVDRVEAEDGQHDILFLGTDAGSVLKVVVMQKTSSAVTEEVILEELQVFKMPVPITQMEISVKRQTLYVGSSLGVAQVRLHQCESYGSACAECCLARDPYCAWDGTACTHYQPSGKRRHRRQDARHGNPAHQCLDQNLTVDDFESVEEKVLYGAEDNSTFLECVPRSPQASVQWFVQRPPDEQRDEVKTDERILQTEHGLLFRRLHRHDAGIYYCKTLEHGFTQTVAKTALRVIASEQLAHTFPRGRGDELPHLLCSEPRLLPQAPKTWFKDIMHLVSSQNPRRVEEYCARLWCSSRPHPRKGKLAQAKLVLAGVDVAKKGRAAKAHGERNRVPRQAPAS, from the exons ATGCGGGCAGCGGTGGCGGTGTCGCTGTcgctgtgctggctctgggcgGCGGGGCACAGCCTGCCCCGGCTCCGCCTGTCCTACCGCG AGCTTTTAGGCACCAACCGCTCCGTCCTCTTCTTTGGTCACCGTGGCTTCCTGGGCTTCCGCTCCCTCTACCTGGACGAGTATCGTGACCGGCTCTTCCTCGGGGGCAAGGATGTGCTCTACTCCCTGCTCCTGGACGGGGCCAGTGCAGATGCCAAGGAG ATCTATTGGCCACCCCGCCCTGGGCAGACGGAGGAGTGTTTCCAGAAGGGGAAGGACCCAGGG ACTGACTGTGCCAACTATGTCCGTGTGCTGCATCCCTACAACCGGACACACCTGCTGGCCTGCGGGACAGGCGCCTTCCACCCCATGTGCACCTTCATCTACGTGGGGCATCGTGGCGAG cacacctTCAGCCTGGATGCTGCCAGCGTGGAGACCGGCCGGGGCAGGTGCCCGCACGAGCCCAGCCGCGCTTTCGCCAGCACCGTCATCG GTGGGGAGCTGTACGCCGGCCTCACGGCAGATTTCCTGGGACGCGATGCCGGCGTTTTCCGCAGCATGGGGACCCGCTCCGCCCTGCGCACAGAGGTGGACCAGCGCTTACTCCACG ATCCCAAATTTGTGGCAGCCCACTTGATCCCAGACAACGATGACCGGGACAATGACAAAGCCTATTTCTTCTTCACGGAGAAGGTGGTGGAGGCAGACAGCAAGGAGCACGCCATTGTTAGCCGTGTGGGGCGTGTCTGCGTG aatGATGCTGGTGGCCAGAGAGTGCTGGTCAACAAGTGGAGTACCTTCAACAAGGCCCGGCTGGTGTGCTCAGTCCCCGGCCCTGGTGGCATCGACACCTACTTTGATGAGCTGG AGGATGTCTTCTTGCTGAGGACTAAGGATGGGAAGAACCCGGAGATCTATGCCCTTTTCAGCACCGTCAG CCACGTTTTCCGGGGCTCTGCTGTCTGCGTGTACCGCATGGCCGACATCCGGGAGGTCTTCAACGGGCCCTTTGCCCACCGAGAGAGCCCCCAGCACCAGTGGGCTGCCTACGAGGGCAGGGTGCCCTACCCACGGCCGGGCGTG tgtcccagcaAGACCACCAACCAGCCCCGGCGGCAGTACGGCACCACCAAGGACTTCCCCGACGAGGTGCTGCACTTTGCCCGCGCCCACCCCCTCATGTACAAGCCCGTGCACCCCCGGCACCGCCGGCCCCTCCTCGTGAAGACCGATCTGCCCCACCGGCTGCGCCAGCTCGTGGTGGACAGGGTGGAGGCCGAGGACGGGCAGCACGACATCCTCTTCCTCGgcacag ATGCTGGCTCGGTGCTGAAGGTGGTGGTCATGCAGAAGACAAGCTCAGCCGTGACTGAAGAAGtcatcctggaggagctgcaggttttCAAG ATGCCTGTGCCCATCACCCAGATGGAGATCTCTGTCAAGCGT CAAACGCTCTACGTGGGCTCCAGCCTAGGGGTGGCCCAGGTACGGCTGCACCAGTGTGAGTCCTACGGCTCTGCTTGCGCCGAGTGCTGCCTGGCCAGGGATCCCTACTGTGCCTGGGATGGCACTGCCTGCACCCACTACCAGCCCTCCGGCAAGCGCCGCCATCGCCGCCAGGACGCCCGCCACGGCAACCCTGCACACCAGTGCCTGGACCAGAACCTGACCG TGGACGATTTTGAGAGCGTTGAGGAGAAGGTGCTTTATGGGGCAGAGGACAACAGCACCTTCCTGGAGTGCGTGCCCCGCTCCCCGCAGGCCAGCGTGCAGTGGTTTGTCCAGAGGCCCCCCGACGAGCAGCGGGACGAG GTGAAGACGGACGAGCGGATCCTGCAGACGGAGCACGGGCTACTGTTCCGCAGGCTGCACCGGCACGATGCCGGCATCTACTACTGCAAAACGCTGGAGCACGGCTTCACCCAGACCGTGGCCAAGACCGCCCTGCGGGTGATCGCCAGCGAGCAGCTGGCACACACCTTCCCCCGGGGCCGAGGCGACGAGCTCCCGCACCTGCTCTGCTCCGAGCCCCGGCTGCTGCCACAGGCTCCCAAAACCTGGTTCAAGGACATCATGCACCTGGTCAGCTCCCAAAACCCACGGCGGGTGGAGGAGTACTGCGCCCGCCTCTGGTGCAGCAGCCGGCCTCACCCCCGCAAGGGCAAACTGGCCCAGGCCAAGCTGGTCCTGGCTGGTGTGGATGTGGCCAAGAAGGGACGGGCAGCCAAAGCCCACGGCGAGAGGAACCGTGTGCCCCGGCAAGCACCGGCCTCTTAG